The Sphingorhabdus sp. Alg231-15 genome has a segment encoding these proteins:
- the pspA gene encoding phage shock protein PspA: MGIFSRTRDIIAANVTDMLDKAEDPSKLIRMIILEMEETLVEVRASAARTIADQKEMRRHIDKLNQLTEDWNEKAQLALSKGREDLAKAALIEKRKAADMAEQLTVEIQVLDDALRASEGDIAKLQKKLQEARSRQSSLVNRLESAENRYKIREMYNGDKVHDAFSKFEYLERQVDQAEGRADALTMGGEPETLENQIAALESSDKVDDELEAMKAAMKKGDK; this comes from the coding sequence ATGGGTATTTTTTCAAGAACACGCGATATCATCGCTGCCAATGTCACAGACATGCTCGATAAGGCGGAGGATCCATCCAAGCTGATCCGTATGATCATCCTGGAAATGGAAGAAACCCTTGTTGAAGTCCGCGCTTCTGCTGCCCGCACCATTGCGGATCAAAAGGAAATGCGTCGGCATATTGATAAGCTGAACCAGCTCACCGAGGACTGGAATGAAAAAGCACAACTGGCACTGTCCAAAGGCCGTGAAGATCTCGCCAAGGCGGCATTGATCGAAAAACGCAAGGCCGCTGATATGGCAGAACAGCTTACGGTAGAGATACAGGTGTTAGACGATGCCTTGCGCGCTTCGGAAGGCGACATCGCCAAGCTGCAAAAGAAACTGCAGGAAGCGCGCTCTCGCCAGAGCAGCCTGGTTAACCGGCTCGAAAGTGCGGAAAACCGCTACAAAATCCGCGAAATGTATAATGGCGACAAAGTTCATGATGCATTTTCGAAATTTGAATATCTTGAACGTCAGGTGGACCAGGCCGAAGGCCGAGCCGATGCGCTAACAATGGGCGGTGAACCGGAGACGTTGGAAAACCAGATTGCCGCGCTCGAAAGCAGCGACAAAGTTGATGATGAACTGGAAGCCATGAAGGCTGCCATGAAGAAAGGTGACAAATAA
- the pspB gene encoding envelope stress response membrane protein PspB: MEAILVPIFVVGMLFIGLPWIIFHYVTKWKTAATITNEDEQLLDELHSMARKLDDRMETIERIMAADNPEWRQAALPGASNDPKPTLENFDNLLKKERR, translated from the coding sequence ATGGAAGCCATACTCGTACCGATATTTGTTGTAGGCATGCTGTTTATCGGCCTGCCCTGGATCATCTTCCATTATGTAACCAAATGGAAGACGGCCGCGACAATTACCAATGAAGACGAGCAGTTGCTGGATGAACTACACAGCATGGCTCGCAAATTGGATGACCGCATGGAAACGATCGAACGGATCATGGCGGCGGACAATCCGGAATGGCGTCAAGCCGCGCTTCCCGGTGCTAGCAACGATCCTAAACCGACACTCGAAAACTTCGACAATCTTTTGAAAAAAGAGAGGCGTTAA